A window from Cryobacterium sp. PAMC25264 encodes these proteins:
- the msuE gene encoding FMN reductase translates to MSYTLNVVAVSGSLHAPSKTTALVRAIVAALERELSIDVHLIELSQVGREFSGALRRDELSAAAEADLVRIEGADLLIVASPVYRASFTGLFKHVFDFVDQYSLVDKPVLLAATGGSDRHALILEHQFRPLFSFFQALTLPIGVYAKDADFTNYEVTNTELSERIDQAIRRGLPLVRASLPAVLSADSAAIVW, encoded by the coding sequence ATGTCGTACACCCTGAACGTCGTCGCCGTCTCCGGCAGCCTGCACGCGCCCTCCAAGACCACCGCGCTGGTGCGGGCGATCGTTGCCGCGCTGGAGCGCGAGTTGTCGATCGACGTGCACCTGATCGAGCTCAGCCAGGTGGGCCGCGAGTTCTCCGGGGCGCTGCGCCGTGACGAGCTCTCCGCCGCGGCCGAAGCCGACCTCGTGCGTATCGAGGGTGCCGACCTGCTCATCGTGGCGTCGCCGGTGTATCGGGCCTCGTTCACGGGCCTGTTCAAGCACGTCTTCGACTTCGTCGACCAGTACTCGCTCGTCGACAAGCCCGTTCTGCTGGCCGCAACCGGCGGCAGCGACCGGCATGCGCTCATCCTCGAGCACCAGTTCCGGCCGCTGTTCAGCTTCTTCCAGGCGCTCACCCTGCCGATCGGCGTCTACGCCAAGGACGCCGATTTCACCAACTACGAGGTGACCAACACCGAGCTGAGTGAGCGCATCGACCAGGCCATCCGCCGAGGCCTGCCGCTGGTGCGGGCCAGCCTGCCCGCCGTGCTCTCCGCCGACTCTGCCGCGATCGTCTGGTGA
- a CDS encoding ABC transporter ATP-binding protein produces the protein MSVLARLDHVTRRFGDVLAVDDVTLDIHSGSILGLLGPNGAGKSTVLTMLQGLRKPSSGTVTLFGGSPGDYRMRQKLGGTPQETALPPTLRVGEVIDFVGRHFEEPLSTAAVAEEFGLGDLLKRQTGALSGGQKRRLSVALAFVGQPRLVLLDEPTTGLDVDARRTLWDAVRRQHDRGATVVVTSHYLEEIEALAERVVVMGHGRVIADDTVTAVINQVSLRQVRLVTDQPDRVSGLPGVVGRDLSDNGSTTFYANDSDRLIVELVRSGIPFTDLTVRGATLEEAFLTLTGATDAATGQPARPATEAIHDHDPAVRSAQKEMNR, from the coding sequence CCACTCCGGTAGCATCCTGGGACTGCTCGGGCCCAACGGCGCGGGCAAGTCCACCGTGCTCACGATGCTGCAGGGGCTGCGCAAGCCCAGCTCCGGCACCGTCACGCTGTTCGGCGGCTCGCCCGGCGACTACCGGATGCGCCAGAAGCTCGGTGGCACCCCTCAGGAGACCGCGCTGCCGCCGACACTGCGGGTGGGCGAGGTCATCGACTTCGTCGGTCGGCACTTCGAGGAGCCGCTGAGCACCGCGGCCGTGGCCGAGGAGTTCGGCCTGGGGGACCTGCTCAAACGCCAGACCGGCGCTCTGTCGGGTGGCCAGAAGCGTCGGCTCAGTGTGGCGCTCGCGTTCGTGGGCCAGCCGCGGTTGGTGCTGCTCGACGAACCCACCACCGGGCTCGACGTGGATGCCCGCCGCACCCTGTGGGACGCCGTGCGCCGGCAGCACGACCGCGGCGCCACCGTGGTCGTGACCAGCCACTACCTCGAGGAGATCGAGGCGCTCGCCGAACGCGTGGTCGTGATGGGGCACGGCCGGGTGATCGCCGATGACACCGTCACCGCGGTCATCAACCAGGTCTCGCTCCGCCAGGTACGCCTGGTGACCGACCAGCCCGACCGGGTGAGTGGACTGCCCGGCGTGGTGGGCCGTGACCTCAGCGACAACGGCAGCACCACGTTCTACGCCAACGACAGCGACCGGTTGATCGTGGAGCTGGTGCGCTCCGGCATCCCCTTCACCGACCTCACCGTGCGCGGCGCCACCCTCGAAGAGGCGTTCCTCACCCTTACCGGGGCGACGGATGCCGCCACCGGGCAGCCAGCCCGGCCCGCCACGGAGGCAATTCACGATCACGACCCCGCTGTGCGCTCCGCCCAGAAGGAGATGAACCGATGA
- a CDS encoding ABC transporter permease yields the protein MSTLTPTPAGTAPGTGGRGPVLGGRTGILALTLVHARIILVETFRIPAALIGSLVFPGLSLLFFVVPQRTVADNPEFATQAVIALSVFALMSNSLFSFGLNISANREQPWDPYLRTLPVPGISRVLGQICSTGLMGLVSILPVIAIGALFTAAEASALGILAGIVALGISALPFMFIGISIGYSMSSKAAIAVVQIVMFGLAFAGGLFLPPYLFADWLDTLSKFLPSRQAREFVIWAVQGGELEPWVWVGILVWTAATFALALLLFRRDEGRRYH from the coding sequence ATGAGTACTCTCACCCCCACCCCGGCCGGCACCGCGCCCGGCACCGGCGGCCGCGGCCCGGTTCTCGGCGGGCGGACGGGCATCCTGGCCCTCACACTCGTGCACGCCCGGATCATCCTCGTCGAGACCTTCCGCATCCCGGCCGCCCTGATCGGGTCGTTGGTGTTTCCCGGGCTGTCGCTGCTGTTTTTCGTGGTGCCGCAGCGCACCGTCGCCGACAATCCGGAGTTCGCCACCCAGGCGGTGATCGCGCTGAGCGTCTTCGCGCTGATGTCGAACTCGCTGTTCAGCTTCGGCCTGAACATCTCGGCCAACCGGGAGCAGCCGTGGGACCCCTACCTGCGCACCCTGCCGGTGCCGGGCATCTCCCGGGTGCTGGGGCAGATCTGCTCCACCGGGCTGATGGGCCTGGTCTCGATCCTCCCCGTGATCGCGATCGGGGCATTGTTCACGGCCGCCGAGGCATCCGCCCTGGGCATTCTCGCGGGGATCGTGGCGTTGGGCATCTCGGCGCTGCCGTTCATGTTCATCGGCATCTCGATCGGCTACTCGATGTCGTCCAAGGCCGCCATCGCCGTGGTGCAGATCGTCATGTTTGGCCTGGCGTTCGCAGGCGGGCTGTTCCTGCCGCCGTACCTCTTCGCGGACTGGCTCGACACGCTGTCCAAGTTCCTGCCGTCGCGGCAGGCCCGCGAGTTCGTGATCTGGGCCGTGCAGGGCGGCGAGCTGGAGCCGTGGGTATGGGTGGGCATCCTGGTCTGGACCGCGGCGACCTTCGCCCTGGCCCTGCTGCTCTTCCGCCGCGACGAGGGCCGCCGCTACCACTAG
- a CDS encoding aldo/keto reductase, translating into MTNSVPLITLNDGHTIPQLGFGVFKVDPTETTRIVTDALEVGYRHIDTAAIYGNEEGVGQALASSNIDRSELFITTKLWNDKQGTQSALDAFDASLEKLGLDYVDLYLIHWPAPANDKFVESWKALEKIRESGRARSIGVSNFLVPQLERLLSETDVVPAVNQIELHPALQQAELTAFARANGIHIEAWGPLGQGKYPLLEEGVVTAAAEAHGKTPAQVIIRWHLQSGNIVFPKSNRRERMIENFDVFDFELSHTELATITALERGGRVGSHPNDVN; encoded by the coding sequence ATGACGAATTCTGTACCCCTCATCACCCTGAACGACGGCCACACCATCCCGCAGCTCGGTTTCGGGGTCTTCAAGGTCGACCCGACCGAGACCACCCGCATCGTCACCGACGCGCTCGAGGTGGGCTACCGCCACATCGACACAGCGGCCATCTACGGCAACGAGGAGGGCGTGGGTCAGGCACTGGCCTCCTCCAACATCGACCGCTCCGAGCTGTTCATCACCACGAAGCTCTGGAACGACAAGCAGGGCACCCAGTCGGCGCTGGATGCCTTCGACGCGAGCCTGGAGAAGCTCGGCCTGGATTACGTCGACCTCTACCTCATCCACTGGCCCGCTCCCGCGAACGACAAGTTCGTCGAGAGCTGGAAGGCCCTCGAGAAGATCCGCGAGTCCGGCCGCGCCCGCTCCATCGGTGTGTCGAACTTCCTGGTGCCGCAGCTGGAGCGCCTGCTCAGTGAAACGGATGTCGTGCCCGCGGTCAACCAGATCGAGCTGCACCCTGCGCTCCAGCAGGCCGAGCTCACCGCGTTCGCCCGCGCCAACGGCATCCACATCGAGGCCTGGGGCCCACTTGGCCAGGGCAAGTACCCGCTGCTCGAGGAGGGCGTGGTCACCGCCGCGGCCGAGGCACACGGCAAGACCCCGGCGCAGGTCATCATCCGCTGGCACCTGCAGAGCGGCAACATCGTCTTCCCCAAGTCCAACCGCCGTGAGCGCATGATCGAGAACTTCGACGTCTTCGACTTCGAGCTCAGCCACACCGAGCTGGCCACCATCACGGCCCTCGAGCGGGGCGGCCGGGTCGGCTCGCACCCCAACGACGTCAACTAG